The DNA sequence AAAACAAAAACACAATCAACAAGTTAGCTTTCAATAAAGTTGCTGTTGCAGAATTAAACGACAACCAAATGTATGACGTTGACGGTGGCACAAGCCCAACCTGTCTTTTAGTAATCAGTTATTTATTGGCAAAAGCCCTAGACTAATCCTCTTATGAAAAACAAAAACACAATCAACAAGTTAGCTTTCAATAAAGTAGCTGTTGCAGAATTAAACGACAACCAAATGTATGACGTTGACGGTGGCACAAGCCCAACCTGTCTTTTAGTAATCAGTTATTTATTGGCTAAAGCCTTAGACTAATTCTCTTATGAAAAACAAAAACACAATCAACAAGTTAGCTTTCAATAAAGTAGCTGTTGCAGAATTAAACGACAACCAAATGTATGACGTTGACGGCGGAACAAGCCCAACATGTCTTTTAGTAATCAGTTATTTATTGGCAAAAGCCTTAGATTAATTCTCTTATGAAAAACAAAAACACAATCAACAAGTTAGCTTTCAATAAAGTAGCTGTTGCAGAATTAAACGACAACCAAATGTATGACGTTGACGGTGGAACAAGCCCAACATGTCTTTTAGTAATCAGCTTTTTATTAGCAAAAGCCCTAGACTAATTCTCTTATGAAAAACAAAAACACAATCAACAAGTTAGCTTTCAATAAAGTAGCTGTTGCAGAATTAAACGACAACCAAATGTATGACGTTGACGGTGGCACAAGCCCAACATGTCTTTTAGTAATCAGTTATTTATTGGCCAAAGCCCTAGACTAATCCTCTTATGAAAAACCAAAACACAATCAACAAGTTAGCTTTCAATAAAGTAGCTGTTGCAGAATTAAACGACAACCAAATGTATGACGTTGACGGTGGCACAAGCCCAACATGTCTTTTAGTAATCAGTTATCTATTGGCCAAAGCCCTAGACTAATCCTCTTATGAAAAACCAAAACACAATCAACAAGTTAGCTTTCAATAAAGTAGCTGTTGCAGAATTAAACGACAACCAAATGTATGACGTTGACGGTGGAACAAGCCCAACATGTCTTTTAGTAATCAGTTATTTATTAGCCAAAGCCTTAGACTAATTCTCTTATGAAAAAACAAAACACAATCAACAAGTTAGCTTTCAATAAAGTAGCTGTTGCAGAATTAAACGACAACCAAATGTATGACGTTGACGGTGGAACAAGCCCAACATGTCTTTTAGTAATCAGCTTTTTATTAGCAAAAGCCCTAGACTAATTCTCTTATGAAAAACAAAAACACAATCAACAAGTTAGCTTTCAATAAAGTAGCTGTTGCAGAATTAAACGACAACCAAATGTATGACGTTGACGGTGGCACAAGCCCAACATGTCTTTTAGTAATCAGTTATTTATTGGCCAAAGCCCTAGACTAATCCTCTTATGAAAAACAAAAACACAATCAACAAGTTAGCTTTCAATAAAGTAGCTGTTGCAGAATTAAACGACAACCAAATGTATGACGTTGACGGTGGCACAAGCCCAACATGTCTTTTAGTAATCAGTTATTTATTGGCAAAAGCCCTAGACTAATTCTCTTATGAAAAACAAAAACACAATCAACAAGTTAGCTTTCAATAAAGTAGCTGTTGCAGAATTAAACGACAACCAAATGTATGACGTTGACGGTGGCACAAGCCCAACATGTCTTTTAGTAATCAGCTTTTTATTAGCAAAAGCCTTAGACTAATTCTCTTATGAAAAAACAAAACACAATCAACAAGTTAGCTTTCAATAAAGTAGCTGTTGCAGAATTAAACGACAACCAAATGTATGACGTTGACGGTGGCACAAGCCCAACATGTCTTTTAGTAATCAGTTATTTATTGGCTAAAGCCCTAGACTAATCCTCTTATGAAAAACAAAAACACAATCAACAAGTTAGCTTTCAATAAAGTAGCTGTTGCAGAATTAAACGACAACCAAATGTATGACGTTGACGGTGGCACAAGCCCAACATGTCTTTTAGTAATCAGCTTTTTATTGGCAAAAGCCTTAGACTAATTCTCTTATGAAAAACAAAAACACAATCAACAAGTTAGCTTTCAATAAAGTAGCTGTTGCAGAATTAAACGACAATCAAATGTATGACGTTGACGGTGGCACAAGCCCAACCTGTCTTTTAGTAATCAGTTATTTATTGGCTAAAGCCCTAGACTAATTCTCTTATGAAAAAACAAAACACAATCAACAAGTTAGCTTTCAATAAAGTAGCTGTTGCAGAATTAAACGACAACCAAATGTATGACGTTGACGGTGGCACAAGCCCAACCTGTCTTTTAGTAATCAGTTATTTATTGGCAAAAGCCCTAGACTAATCCTCTTATGAAAAACAAAAACACAATCAACAAGTTAGCTTTCAATAAAGTAGCTGTTGCAGAATTAAACGACAACCAAATGTATGACGTTGACGGCGGAACAAGCCCAACCTGTCTTTTAGTAATCAGCTTTTTATTAGCTAAAGCCTTAGACTAATCCTCTTATGAAAAACAAAAACACAATCAACAAGTTAGCTTTCAATAAAGTAGCTGTTGCAGAATTAAACGACAACCAAATGTATGACGTTGACGGCGGAACAAGCCCAACCTGTCTTTTGGTAATCAGCTTTTTACTGGCCAAAGCCTTAGATTAATTATTGGTGAAAAAACAAAACGTGAACAAACAAGCTGTATTTAAATAAAATAGCTGTTACGAAATTAAATGTCGGTAAAATACATCCTGTTGATGGTGGAAGCTCAGCTTTTTGTATTCCGTGTAGTATTGTTATAACGATACATTTAATATAATTTCGAACATGTTCCCCTTAAAAAAGCATTATCAGTTTTACTGATAATGCTTTTTTTTATGCTTTTTAATCCTAAAAACAGACCACAAACAGATTCGGCATTAAATCATTCTAATCTCGTAATATAGTACTGATAATAAGGTGTTTGTGATTAAAAAAGAATGCTATTTTTTATAAAAATGGGTATTTTTCATTTTTTTCTTCCTTAAATATTAGGTTCATTTGTCCTGTAATTAATACCGATACCGATGAACGATAAAGAAATTTTCCCAGAAGAGATTTTAAACAACACAGTTGAAAGTCATATTATTAAACATAATAAGAAAACATCACGTTTATTTGTGATTACGTTTATGGCCCTTTTAATTGCTTTTATCTCGCTTCCTTTTATATATATAGACATTTATACGACGAGTAGAGGAACTATAATTCCACAGGAAAAGAAACTGACTCTTTATTCTCCTATAAGCGGTAAAATATCGTTTTTTAATGTTGAGGAAAACAAGAAAATCAAAAAAGGAGATACGTTACTGATCATAGATCATAACATATTAAAAGAAAGAGAAAACTTAAATACGATTCAGAGCTCAGAAAATTCTGTTTACCTGAATGACCTAAAGAATTTAATTCACCGAAATTACAACCAAGTACAATCGGATCAGTATAAAAGAGAGCTTTTAAAACACCAGCAGGAATTGTATAACCTTGATGTTATTGTTAAAAATACGCAAGCCGACTTCGACCGAAAAGAGCATCTTTACAGAAAAGAAGTCATATCAAAATCAGAATTCGAAAAAGCACAATTAGAACTGGATAAAATCAAGAATGACCGAATTAATCTGATCAAACAAACAGAGTTGTCCTGGCAAAAAGAATACACGCAGTTAAGCCAGGATAATAAAAGTATTCATTCGAATCAGAAACAGCTTAAAGAAGAAGAGAATAATTATATCATCATTGCTCCCATTGACGGCGAATTGGTCAATATGCAAGGTTTTCATAAAGGAAGCGGAATTGCGGCCGGGAATCCAATTGTAGAAATTTCTCCTGATAAAAGTATTATTGTAGAAACCTACGTAAACCCATCTGAAATTGGGTATTTAAAAGAAGGCGGTGATGCTATTTATCAAATAGATGCCTTTAATTCCAATCAATGGGGATTTGCCAGAGGACGCATTTTCGAAATAAGTAAAGATGTACTTATCGTTAATAATGAACCGTACTATAAAATAAAAAGCAACCTGCAAACCGATAGTTTAACCTTAAAAAACGGGGCTCAGGGAAATCTAAAAAAAGGAATGAGTTTAACAAGTCGTTTTTTCTTGACTAAAAGAACAGCATTTCAATTATTATTTGACAAAGTAGAAGATTGGTTTAATCCTTACAATAGCAAAAATGAGTAAAATAGAAATAAAACAACATGATTTTTCAGATTGTGGTGCAGCTTGTTTAGCTTCAATTTCAGAATTCTATAATTTAAGTTTGCCTATTTCAAGAATTAGACAATATGCAAGTACAACCCAAAAAGGGACAACACTATTAGGTTTAAGAGAGGCCGCGGTAAAATTAGGCTTTCTAGCCAAAGGAGTAAAAGTGGAATTTGAAGGATTAAAAGACGTGCCTTTACCGGCGATTTTGCATGTTTTGATAAAAAAAGACGGACATGAGTTTCCTCATTATGTTGTTGCCTACAAAGTAACCAAAAATTATATCCAGGTAATGGATCCGTCTAGCGGGAAACTGGAAAAGAAACCATTTGCCGATTTTGAAAAGATCTTTACAGGTTATGCTTTGATATTAGTTCCTGATGATGATATTTTTAAAGAAAAAAATGAAAAAGTATCCAATTTCAGAAGAATATTATTTTTACTGAAACCTCATAAATACATTTTATTGCAGGCTATTATCGGTGCCGTTCTCTATACTTTGCTAGGTTTTTCGGTATCAATATATGTTGGTAAGATTACCGATTTTGTACTTGTGAGCGGCAATAAAAGCTTGCTGAATCTAATGAGTATTATTGTTATTGGTTGTTTGCTGCTTCAAATTTTATATAGCGTTTTAAAAGATGTCTTTATTTTAAAAACAAGTCAGCAAATCGACTCCAGACTTATTCTCGGGTATTACAAGCACCTTTTTACAATGCCTCAAAAGTTTTTTGATACCATGCGAATTGGTGAAATCATGTCAAGAATAGGGGATGCTGTAAAAATACGCGCTTTAATAAATGAAACCGCTTTGAGTATTTCGGTAAATGTACTAATCGTATTCTTTTCGTTTATTTTTATGTTTTCGTTCTATTGGAAATTGGCTTTAATTATTTCGTTAATCATTCCGTTTTATATTGTTATTTATTTAATCACAAATAAGTTAAATAAAAAAGCAGAGCGGGAAATAATGGAGAAAAATGCGCTTTTGGAATCGCAGTTGGTAGAGTCAATAAAAAACATCGGTACTGTAAAACGTTTGTCTTTAGAGGATTTTTCTAAAACAAGAACAGAACTTAAGTTTGTTGATTTGCTAAAGAGTATTTACAAATCGGGAATGAATGGAATTTTCGCAAGAACTTCTACCGATTTTATCTCGCGACTATTTACAATTATCCTTTTATGGGTAGGGACATATTACGCTATTGATGGAGACATTACTCCAGGTGAGTTGTTCTCGTTTTATTCTATAATAGGTTATTTTACGGGACCTGCATCACAGTTAATCGGAACCAATCAGGCCATTCAGAATGCCATGATTGCCTCAGACCGCTTGTTTGGTATCATGGATCTTGATCGTGAAGAAATGGAATCTAAGGTGAATTTAACAAAAAATAATTTTGATGATATAAAATTTAAGAATCTTGATTTCTCTTATGAACTAGGACGTTATATCTTTAAAGATTTGAATCTTACGATTAAAAAAGGTCAGTTTACAGCATTGGTTGGAGAAAGCGGAAGCGGGAAAAGTACTATTGCGTCACTGATTCAGAATATTTATAGTCCAAAAGAAGGGAAAATATTAATTGGAGAATATGATTTAAATTACATCTCCAAACGAAGCATTAACGCACTCATTACCACTGTGCCTCAAAATGTGGAGCTTTTTGACGGAACGATTGCTTTTAATATTTCAATTGGAGAATCAAATCCGGACATGGAGAAAATTATTGAAGTAAGTAAAAAGGTTGGTGCTTATGATTTCATTGAATCTTTACCAAACGGTTTTAATACTTATCTGGGAGAGTTTGGTGCAAATCTATCCGGAGGAGAGCGACAAAGAATAGCTTTTGCAAGAGCGCTTTACAAAGATCCGGAAGTACTTATTCTTGATGAAGCCACTTCGGCACTGGATTCTGAATCTGAAATGGTGATTAAAAATTTAATCGAAGAATTGAGCGCACAAGGCAAAACCATTATTGTGATCGCACATAAACTGCAGTCGATTAAAAAAGCAGACGTTATTTATGCCTTTAAAAAAGGAGAAATCGTTGAATCAGGCTCACATGAAGAGCTTCTGAATAAAAAAGAATACTATTATAAAATGTGGAATAATATAATTGTTTAATAAGGAAATTTAACAAAAATGAAAAATTACTCTTTTACAAAAACGGCTATTGTAAGAACTCCAATTGAGGAAAAACAAACGGATCTTACCTGGGAAAAAATTACAGCAATTTTTTCTAAAAAAGAAAATAGAGAAGCTTTATTTATAGGTTCACCAAACATTTACAAAGCACTTCTTTTGTGGGAAAAAGGCGAAGCTTTTCAAACAGAAGAAGAACTTAAAAGCTTAAAAGGATCTTTATACAAATATGCTTCCCGATTGTCGAACAGAAGCACGCCCTTTGGAATGTTTTCTACAGTGGCAGCGGTAGATTTGAGTGCAGAAACCAATCTTAATATTGCAGCAAGTACATTTGGAAGATTTACCAAATTTGATATGTATTTCTTGGGAAGCTTTCTGCCGGTTATTGTAAACAATGATGCGATCAGAGCCGTTTTAAAATTTTACAGTAACAATTCGATTTATACGGTTTTTGATAAATACCGTTATGTTGAGTATTATTTTAAAGACAATGTAAGGTTTCATAAAATTTCTGAAGTTGAAATAAGCGAGTACTTAGAGTTAATATTCGAAAAAGCAAAAAATGGAGTTTTAGTTAGTGAACTGGCCGAATTACTTGTTTCTGATGAGATTTCTTTGAAAGATGCCAATGAATTTATAGACACACTTATTAAAAGTCAGTTTATCGTAACCGAACTGGAATTCACCATTACCGGAGAAGACTATTTTGAGCGATTGTTACGTGTACTCTCTGAAGAGCGATTTGACTTTTATGAAGCAGGTGTGATCAAAGAACTGATTACTAATTTAAAAGCCAAAATCAATTTCCTCGATACCAATAGCAGTAACGATCCTGCTTTATATACAGAGATTCATGAGTTGGTAAATGAAGAATTAGAACATGTAGATATTTCAAAATTATTTCAGGTAGACAGTTTCAGAAAAATCGAGAATGGTTCTATTAGTTTTAAAACCCTTAAGAATCTGCGCCCGGCGTTAAGTGTTTTAAACAAACTGCAATCGAGTTCAGAAAACGGCCATTTAAAAGAATTCAGAAAAAAATTCCTGGAGCGATTTGAAGAGTATGAGCAACCTTTGGTAAGTGTTCTGGATCCGGATATCGGGATTGGGTACGGAAAAATATCAGGAGCAAAATCGCCTTTAGTGGAAGATTTATTAATCAATTCAGGTCAATCGGGTGTCAATCAGATCTCGATGGATGCTAAAAAAACATTTCTGTTAAAAAAGCTAATCCACGCGACAAAAAACAATTTGCAATCAATTGATTTGTTAGATGAGGAAATCAACAAATTTGAAGAAAATGAATCTTTATACCCGGATAGTTTTTCGGCATTTGTAAATGTATTTCATGAAAATGGAGTTGAAAAAATCAATCTAAAAACGGCAAGTGGACCGTCTGCAAATGGGTTAATTGGCAGATTCAGCCATTTAGATACCAAGATTCTGGATTTATGTAATGAAGTTACAACTATAGAAAATGAGTTGTATTCTGATAAAATTGTAGCAGAAATCGTGCATTTACCACAAGCAAGAACAGGAAACATTCTGTATCGAAACTTTCAGAGAGCATATGAAATTCCGTATTTAGGAAATGCTTCGGTAGACAGCGATCACCAGATTAAGATTGAAGACCTGTATGTTTCCGTAAAAGGAGGAAAAATTGTTTTGCGTTCAAAAAGACTGAATAAAGAAATAATTCCGAGATTGAGTAATGCTCATAATTTTGCTTCGAATGCCTTACCAATTTATCATTTCTTGTGTGATCTACAGAATCAAAACTCTTTCGGCTTTGGTTTTGGCTGGGGAGCCTTACAAAATGAGTTTGATTTTCTGCCAAGAGTAAATTACAAAGACACCATTTTAAGCAGAGCAACCTGGAATATTACTAAAAGTGAAATTGAAAGTATACTGGCAGTTGGGGAGTCTAAAACGGTTGAATTTATTCGCGATTTTAGAGAAAAAAGAAACATTCCTGATTTGATCTATGTTTCTCAGGGAGACAATGAAGTGTTGATTAATTTCAATAATGATTTGAGCTGTAATGTTTTTTACTACATGTTGAAAGGGGAGACTTTCATTCAATTAAAAGAATTTTTATTTGCAGAAGATACCATTACAGGAAATTATTGCAATGAAATCATCTTTACCGCTCATAAAAATATTGCCAAAAAAGAAGAAACTTCTATTGCAAACCAATTTGTTTCAAAAGAAAATCAAGAGGGTGTAGCGACTTCATTTTCGATAGGCGAAAAATGGCTTTACTATAAATTTTATTGTGGAGAAAGAGCCGGTGAAGAACTCTTAAACAGAGCGATCAATCCTATTATTGAAGAATTACAATCAAAAGATTTAATTGAGAAGTGGTTTTTTATCCGATACTACGATGTACAGGGACACCACATCAGATTCCGTGTTTTATTAAAAAACAGCAATTTATTTACCGATTGCATTCAAACGATAAGACAACATATTGAACCTCTTGAAAAAACAAGAATTATCTGGAAAACACAAACCGATAATTATCTGAGAGAGTTACAACGCTACGGTTATGAGGCTATCGAAGAAACGGAATCTTTGTTTTTTAATGACAGCGCCTGTACGTTAAAATTCACCGATATGATTGAAGGAGATTCCGGAGAAAAAATAAGATGGATGTTTGCTTTATTGTCAATAGACCACTTTTTAAATGATTTTGATGTAAAACTGGAGGGGAAAATCAAATTGTTTAATGTAGCTAAAACCGGTTTTGGAAAAGAATTTAACCGCTCAGGCCGTCTTAACAAACAAATTAATGAAATGTTTGTAAAGTATGAATTTGATATAGAATCTTTCTTAAACCCGGCTGTTATGGATGAAATGTATGCGCCTTTGATTGAGATTCTGGAGGAGCGTTCCGAGAAAAATGTATCGCCTGTAAAAGCAATAAAAGCGATAGACAAAGAGCACCGTT is a window from the Flavobacterium cupriresistens genome containing:
- a CDS encoding class I lanthipeptide; its protein translation is MKNKNTINKLAFNKVAVAELNDNQMYDVDGGTSPTCLLVISYLLAKALD
- a CDS encoding class I lanthipeptide; its protein translation is MKNKNTINKLAFNKVAVAELNDNQMYDVDGGTSPTCLLVISYLLAKALD
- a CDS encoding class I lanthipeptide; its protein translation is MKNKNTINKLAFNKVAVAELNDNQMYDVDGGTSPTCLLVISYLLAKALD
- a CDS encoding class I lanthipeptide, which translates into the protein MKNKNTINKLAFNKVAVAELNDNQMYDVDGGTSPTCLLVISFLLAKALD
- a CDS encoding class I lanthipeptide; its protein translation is MKNKNTINKLAFNKVAVAELNDNQMYDVDGGTSPTCLLVISYLLAKALD
- a CDS encoding class I lanthipeptide; the protein is MKNQNTINKLAFNKVAVAELNDNQMYDVDGGTSPTCLLVISYLLAKALD
- a CDS encoding class I lanthipeptide; the protein is MKNQNTINKLAFNKVAVAELNDNQMYDVDGGTSPTCLLVISYLLAKALD
- a CDS encoding class I lanthipeptide translates to MKKQNTINKLAFNKVAVAELNDNQMYDVDGGTSPTCLLVISFLLAKALD
- a CDS encoding class I lanthipeptide; its protein translation is MKNKNTINKLAFNKVAVAELNDNQMYDVDGGTSPTCLLVISYLLAKALD
- a CDS encoding class I lanthipeptide, which translates into the protein MKNKNTINKLAFNKVAVAELNDNQMYDVDGGTSPTCLLVISFLLAKALD
- a CDS encoding class I lanthipeptide; translation: MKKQNTINKLAFNKVAVAELNDNQMYDVDGGTSPTCLLVISYLLAKALD
- a CDS encoding class I lanthipeptide, which translates into the protein MKNKNTINKLAFNKVAVAELNDNQMYDVDGGTSPTCLLVISFLLAKALD
- a CDS encoding class I lanthipeptide; its protein translation is MKNKNTINKLAFNKVAVAELNDNQMYDVDGGTSPTCLLVISYLLAKALD
- a CDS encoding class I lanthipeptide; translation: MKKQNTINKLAFNKVAVAELNDNQMYDVDGGTSPTCLLVISYLLAKALD
- a CDS encoding class I lanthipeptide, which translates into the protein MKNKNTINKLAFNKVAVAELNDNQMYDVDGGTSPTCLLVISFLLAKALD
- a CDS encoding class I lanthipeptide, which translates into the protein MKNKNTINKLAFNKVAVAELNDNQMYDVDGGTSPTCLLVISFLLAKALD
- a CDS encoding HlyD family secretion protein, translated to MNDKEIFPEEILNNTVESHIIKHNKKTSRLFVITFMALLIAFISLPFIYIDIYTTSRGTIIPQEKKLTLYSPISGKISFFNVEENKKIKKGDTLLIIDHNILKERENLNTIQSSENSVYLNDLKNLIHRNYNQVQSDQYKRELLKHQQELYNLDVIVKNTQADFDRKEHLYRKEVISKSEFEKAQLELDKIKNDRINLIKQTELSWQKEYTQLSQDNKSIHSNQKQLKEEENNYIIIAPIDGELVNMQGFHKGSGIAAGNPIVEISPDKSIIVETYVNPSEIGYLKEGGDAIYQIDAFNSNQWGFARGRIFEISKDVLIVNNEPYYKIKSNLQTDSLTLKNGAQGNLKKGMSLTSRFFLTKRTAFQLLFDKVEDWFNPYNSKNE
- a CDS encoding peptidase domain-containing ABC transporter, which codes for MSKIEIKQHDFSDCGAACLASISEFYNLSLPISRIRQYASTTQKGTTLLGLREAAVKLGFLAKGVKVEFEGLKDVPLPAILHVLIKKDGHEFPHYVVAYKVTKNYIQVMDPSSGKLEKKPFADFEKIFTGYALILVPDDDIFKEKNEKVSNFRRILFLLKPHKYILLQAIIGAVLYTLLGFSVSIYVGKITDFVLVSGNKSLLNLMSIIVIGCLLLQILYSVLKDVFILKTSQQIDSRLILGYYKHLFTMPQKFFDTMRIGEIMSRIGDAVKIRALINETALSISVNVLIVFFSFIFMFSFYWKLALIISLIIPFYIVIYLITNKLNKKAEREIMEKNALLESQLVESIKNIGTVKRLSLEDFSKTRTELKFVDLLKSIYKSGMNGIFARTSTDFISRLFTIILLWVGTYYAIDGDITPGELFSFYSIIGYFTGPASQLIGTNQAIQNAMIASDRLFGIMDLDREEMESKVNLTKNNFDDIKFKNLDFSYELGRYIFKDLNLTIKKGQFTALVGESGSGKSTIASLIQNIYSPKEGKILIGEYDLNYISKRSINALITTVPQNVELFDGTIAFNISIGESNPDMEKIIEVSKKVGAYDFIESLPNGFNTYLGEFGANLSGGERQRIAFARALYKDPEVLILDEATSALDSESEMVIKNLIEELSAQGKTIIVIAHKLQSIKKADVIYAFKKGEIVESGSHEELLNKKEYYYKMWNNIIV
- a CDS encoding lantibiotic dehydratase; the encoded protein is MKNYSFTKTAIVRTPIEEKQTDLTWEKITAIFSKKENREALFIGSPNIYKALLLWEKGEAFQTEEELKSLKGSLYKYASRLSNRSTPFGMFSTVAAVDLSAETNLNIAASTFGRFTKFDMYFLGSFLPVIVNNDAIRAVLKFYSNNSIYTVFDKYRYVEYYFKDNVRFHKISEVEISEYLELIFEKAKNGVLVSELAELLVSDEISLKDANEFIDTLIKSQFIVTELEFTITGEDYFERLLRVLSEERFDFYEAGVIKELITNLKAKINFLDTNSSNDPALYTEIHELVNEELEHVDISKLFQVDSFRKIENGSISFKTLKNLRPALSVLNKLQSSSENGHLKEFRKKFLERFEEYEQPLVSVLDPDIGIGYGKISGAKSPLVEDLLINSGQSGVNQISMDAKKTFLLKKLIHATKNNLQSIDLLDEEINKFEENESLYPDSFSAFVNVFHENGVEKINLKTASGPSANGLIGRFSHLDTKILDLCNEVTTIENELYSDKIVAEIVHLPQARTGNILYRNFQRAYEIPYLGNASVDSDHQIKIEDLYVSVKGGKIVLRSKRLNKEIIPRLSNAHNFASNALPIYHFLCDLQNQNSFGFGFGWGALQNEFDFLPRVNYKDTILSRATWNITKSEIESILAVGESKTVEFIRDFREKRNIPDLIYVSQGDNEVLINFNNDLSCNVFYYMLKGETFIQLKEFLFAEDTITGNYCNEIIFTAHKNIAKKEETSIANQFVSKENQEGVATSFSIGEKWLYYKFYCGERAGEELLNRAINPIIEELQSKDLIEKWFFIRYYDVQGHHIRFRVLLKNSNLFTDCIQTIRQHIEPLEKTRIIWKTQTDNYLRELQRYGYEAIEETESLFFNDSACTLKFTDMIEGDSGEKIRWMFALLSIDHFLNDFDVKLEGKIKLFNVAKTGFGKEFNRSGRLNKQINEMFVKYEFDIESFLNPAVMDEMYAPLIEILEERSEKNVSPVKAIKAIDKEHRLPTHLDNIMLSYVHMICNRIFLTKHRIHEMVVYDFLYKYYSKQLHTGKNEKTKEVTELIS